The Crocinitomicaceae bacterium genome includes a region encoding these proteins:
- the guaB gene encoding IMP dehydrogenase, with translation MSIPNLGNIKEGLTYDDVLLVPRYSEVLPKDVNLKTKFSRNISLNAPIVSAAMDTVTESQLAIALAQQGGIGVIHKNMSIEAQAMEVRKVKRSESGMIIDPITLDESATLQDALNLMAEYKIGGIPVIDKSRKLKGIVTNRDLRFEKNTNKLVKDVMTSENIVTASEGTTLMDAEKTLQEHKIEKLPVVDKNNKLIGLITFRDIIKVKEHPNSCKDSLGRLRVAAAVGVTDDTLQRVDALVEAGVDAIVIDTAHGHTKGVVDKLKQVKQKHPQLDVVVGNIATAEAAKYLVDAGADAVKVGIGPGSICTTRIIAGVGVPQLSAVNDVAMAIEGSGVPVIADGGIRYTGDFVKAIAAGADSIMVGSMFAGTEESPGETIIFQGRKFKSYRGMGSVEAMQQGSKDRYFQSAEDDAKKLVPEGISGRVPFKGSLSEVVHQITGGLRAGMGYCGAKDINNLKGAPFIRISAAGVQESHPHDVTITREAPNYSIK, from the coding sequence ATGAGCATTCCAAATCTTGGCAACATCAAAGAAGGTTTAACTTATGATGATGTGCTACTGGTACCACGGTATTCTGAAGTACTGCCAAAAGACGTAAACCTGAAAACCAAATTCAGCCGCAATATTTCACTCAATGCACCAATTGTTTCTGCCGCCATGGATACCGTGACAGAATCACAACTGGCAATTGCACTGGCTCAGCAGGGTGGTATTGGAGTAATTCATAAAAACATGAGCATTGAAGCACAGGCAATGGAAGTGCGGAAGGTAAAAAGATCAGAGAGCGGAATGATCATTGACCCCATCACCCTGGATGAAAGCGCTACTCTTCAAGATGCATTGAATTTAATGGCTGAATACAAAATTGGCGGCATTCCGGTTATTGATAAATCAAGAAAATTAAAAGGCATTGTCACCAATCGTGATTTACGATTTGAAAAAAACACCAACAAATTGGTGAAAGATGTGATGACATCTGAAAATATTGTCACCGCAAGTGAAGGTACAACCTTGATGGATGCTGAGAAAACATTACAAGAACACAAAATTGAAAAACTACCGGTAGTTGACAAAAACAATAAATTGATTGGTCTAATCACTTTCCGAGACATCATTAAAGTAAAGGAGCATCCAAATTCATGCAAAGATTCGCTTGGACGATTGCGTGTTGCAGCTGCTGTTGGCGTCACTGACGACACCTTGCAACGTGTTGATGCCTTAGTTGAAGCAGGTGTTGATGCCATTGTAATTGACACCGCACACGGTCACACCAAAGGGGTGGTAGATAAATTAAAACAAGTAAAACAAAAACATCCACAACTTGATGTGGTAGTTGGAAACATAGCGACTGCAGAAGCTGCAAAATATTTGGTTGATGCCGGAGCAGATGCTGTAAAAGTAGGAATTGGACCCGGATCAATTTGCACAACACGTATCATTGCCGGCGTAGGTGTACCACAACTTTCAGCAGTAAATGATGTTGCCATGGCCATTGAAGGCAGTGGTGTACCTGTTATTGCAGACGGAGGAATTCGCTACACCGGTGATTTTGTAAAAGCCATTGCGGCCGGTGCTGATTCAATTATGGTTGGCAGTATGTTTGCCGGTACTGAGGAGTCACCCGGTGAAACAATTATTTTTCAAGGCAGAAAATTTAAATCCTATCGCGGCATGGGATCAGTTGAAGCCATGCAGCAAGGTTCTAAAGACCGTTATTTTCAATCAGCTGAAGATGATGCTAAAAAATTAGTACCGGAAGGAATTTCAGGTCGCGTACCTTTCAAAGGAAGTTTGTCTGAAGTTGTTCATCAAATCACGGGCGGTTTGCGTGCCGGTATGGGATACTGCGGGGCAAAAGATATTAATAACTTAAAAGGCGCACCGTTTATTAGAATATCTGCAGCCGGCGTGCAAGAAAGTCATCCACATGATGTAACGATCACACGTGAGGCACCCAACTATAGCATCAAGTAA